The Ictalurus furcatus strain D&B chromosome 5, Billie_1.0, whole genome shotgun sequence genome includes a region encoding these proteins:
- the LOC128607597 gene encoding cytosolic sulfotransferase 3-like, whose product MEGVDLSFLKSISRPEMFEFEGISMVHYFTDNWENVQNFQARPDDILIATYPKAGTTWVSYVLELLYFGNVAPERQTSLPIYIRVPFLESQFPGIQSGVELADNLPTTPRLIKTHLPVQLVPKSFFEQNCKIVYVARNAKDNAVSYFHFERMNMGQPDPGNWNNFLQNFMEGKKVFGPWYDHVTGYWEKKQTYSNLHYMFFEDMVEDMGCEMERLCSFLGLSTPVEERERIIKSTHFDTMKQNKMTNYSTVPIMDFTISPFMRKGKVGDWKNHFTVAQNEQFDAHYKQKMKNTTVQFRTEI is encoded by the exons ATGGAAGGAGTTGATCTTTCTTTC CTGAAATCGATCAGTCGGCCAGAAATGTTTGAATTTGAAGGCATCTCTATGGTTCATTACTTCACTGACAACTGGGAGAATGTTCAGAACTTCCAGGCAAGACCAGATGACATCCTCATTGCTACTTACCCCAAAGCAG GGACCACCTGGGTGTCCTATGTCTTGGAACTTCTCTATTTCGGCAATGTAGCACCTGAGCGTCAGACCTCACTGCCCATCTACATCAGAGTGCCTTTCCTTGAGTCGCAGTTCCCTGGGATACAGTCAG GGGTTGAACTGGCAGATAATTTACCTACCACACCACGACTCATTAAAACTCATCTACCTGTTCAGTTAGTGCCCAAGTCCTTCTTTGAACAGAACTGCAAG ATTGTCTATGTAGCGCGCAATGCCAAGGACAATGCTGTGTCTTATTTCCATTTTGAACGCATGAACATGGGACAACCTGACCCAGGAAACTGGAACAACTTTCTTCAGAATTTCATGGAaggaaaga AGGTGTTTGGACCTTGGTATGATCATGTGACTGGCTACTGGGAGAAGAAGCAGACATACTCTAATCTTCACTACATGTTCTTTGAGGATATGGTGGAG GACATGGGGTGTGAGATGGAGCGCTTGTGTTCCTTCCTTGGTTTATCTACACCGGTAGAAGAGAGGGAAAGGATTATTAAATCCACTCACTTTGATACCATGAAGCAAAACAAGATGACCAACTATTCTACAGTCCCAATCATGGATTTTACGATCTCACCGTTCATGCGCAAAG GTAAAGTCGGCGACTGGAAGAATCACTTTACTGTGGCTCAGAATGAACAGTTTGATGCGCACTACAAGCAGAAGATGAAGAACACAACTGTACAGTTTCGCACAGAGATTTAG